The Streptococcaceae bacterium ESL0729 genome has a segment encoding these proteins:
- the comGG gene encoding competence type IV pilus minor pilin ComGG, whose translation MNRIKVRAGVLIQVLFLVAIFTAILEFYLFSMLSNRRNIVAQTNRIKAELMADLTFEKIKDEQKAGSIVFSDAFCFFEFVDGRYILKVVFSDNHGEVYQISRDKKSEDTGL comes from the coding sequence ATGAATAGGATAAAAGTTAGAGCAGGTGTTTTAATCCAGGTTTTATTTTTAGTAGCGATATTTACTGCAATCTTAGAATTTTATCTTTTTTCAATGCTTTCTAATCGAAGAAATATAGTGGCCCAGACCAATAGAATTAAGGCTGAGTTGATGGCAGATTTGACCTTTGAAAAAATTAAGGACGAGCAAAAAGCAGGAAGCATTGTCTTTAGTGACGCTTTCTGCTTTTTTGAATTTGTTGATGGTAGATATATTTTAAAGGTTGTCTTTAGTGATAATCATGGTGAAGTATATCAAATTAGTCGGGATAAAAAATCTGAAGATACCGGTCTTTAA
- a CDS encoding YdhK family protein, whose amino-acid sequence MKKTNFLKASAVLLLALSLGACSTKESSKNTSSEMTNSSSMSQMDNMSSSSMSMDEMSKMNMNGSPAPADLKAAADPKFPVGSEITITADHMPGMKGASGKVVGVYDTKLYTVDYMDTEDHQMVTNHKYLIADEIKGDLTVGSKITLEADHMSGMKGASGSIVAISDGPAYMVDYTSNDSSKMMVTNHKWLSQSELESKD is encoded by the coding sequence ATGAAAAAAACTAATTTTTTGAAGGCTAGTGCAGTCCTTTTATTAGCCCTATCCCTTGGTGCTTGTAGTACTAAGGAAAGTTCAAAAAACACCTCATCTGAGATGACCAACTCATCTTCAATGAGCCAAATGGATAATATGTCATCTAGCAGCATGTCCATGGACGAGATGAGTAAGATGAATATGAACGGTTCCCCTGCTCCAGCAGATTTAAAGGCCGCAGCTGATCCTAAATTCCCTGTAGGGAGCGAGATTACGATTACAGCCGATCACATGCCTGGGATGAAAGGAGCAAGCGGTAAGGTTGTTGGTGTCTATGATACAAAATTATACACCGTTGACTACATGGATACAGAAGACCATCAAATGGTTACCAACCACAAGTACCTGATAGCAGATGAAATTAAAGGAGATTTGACTGTCGGTAGCAAGATTACGCTTGAAGCTGACCACATGTCTGGCATGAAGGGAGCGAGTGGCTCTATCGTTGCCATTAGCGATGGGCCTGCCTATATGGTTGACTATACTTCAAACGATTCATCAAAAATGATGGTTACTAACCATAAGTGGCTAAGTCAATCTGAGCTTGAAAGTAAAGATTAA